The following proteins are co-located in the Streptococcus anginosus genome:
- the rplJ gene encoding 50S ribosomal protein L10: protein MSEASIAKKAELVDVVAEKMKAAASIVVVDARGLTVEQDTVLRRNLRGSEVEYKVIKNSILRRASEKAGLEGLADAFVGPSAVAFSNEDVVAPAKIINDFTKEADALEIKGGAIEGAVASKEEIVALATLPNREGLLSMLLSVLQAPVRNVALAVKAVADNKEEAA from the coding sequence ATGAGTGAAGCAAGTATTGCTAAAAAAGCGGAACTAGTTGATGTAGTTGCTGAAAAAATGAAAGCAGCTGCAAGTATCGTTGTTGTGGATGCTCGTGGTCTTACAGTTGAACAAGACACAGTTCTTCGTCGTAATCTTCGTGGAAGCGAAGTTGAGTATAAAGTTATTAAAAACTCAATTTTACGTCGTGCATCTGAAAAAGCTGGACTTGAAGGTCTTGCTGATGCATTTGTTGGACCATCTGCTGTTGCATTTTCAAATGAAGATGTTGTAGCACCAGCAAAAATCATCAATGATTTTACTAAAGAAGCTGATGCACTTGAAATTAAAGGTGGAGCTATTGAAGGTGCTGTTGCATCTAAAGAAGAAATCGTTGCTCTTGCAACTCTTCCAAATCGCGAAGGACTTCTATCTATGCTACTATCTGTGCTTCAAGCACCAGTTCGCAATGTTGCTCTTGCAGTCAAAGCGGTTGCAGACAACAAAGAAGAAGCAGCTTAA
- the rplL gene encoding 50S ribosomal protein L7/L12, with the protein MALNIENIIAEIKEASILELNDLVKAIEEEFGVTAAAPVAVAAAGAGEAAAAKDSFDVELTAAGDKKVGVIKAVREITGLGLKEAKELVDGAPTVVKEGVATAEAEEIKTKLEEAGASVTLK; encoded by the coding sequence ATGGCATTGAACATTGAAAATATTATTGCTGAAATTAAAGAAGCTTCAATCCTTGAATTGAACGACCTTGTAAAAGCTATCGAAGAAGAATTTGGTGTAACTGCAGCTGCTCCTGTAGCTGTAGCTGCTGCTGGTGCTGGTGAAGCTGCCGCTGCAAAAGATTCATTTGACGTTGAATTGACTGCAGCAGGCGACAAGAAAGTCGGCGTTATCAAAGCTGTTCGTGAAATCACAGGTCTTGGTCTTAAAGAAGCTAAAGAACTTGTTGACGGAGCACCAACTGTTGTTAAAGAAGGCGTTGCAACTGCAGAAGCTGAAGAAATCAAAACTAAATTGGAAGAAGCTGGAGCTTCAGTTACTCTTAAATAA